Within the Terriglobales bacterium genome, the region CCGACGCCATCGACCGCGTGGTAGTGGACGAGACCGAGATGGAGTACCTCTACCAGGACGGCGACGACTACTACTTCATGAACACTGAGACCTATGACCAGGTCCACCTGAGCAAGGAAGTGCTGGGCGACGCCACCGACTACCTGACGCCCAACCTGAAGATCAAGGTCGAGTTCCACGAGGGCCGCCCCATCGGCATCGAGCTGCCGCAGACCGTGGACTTGCAGGTGGTGGAGACTGAGCCCGGGCTCAAGAGCGCCACCGCCTCCTCGGTAATGAAGCCGGCCAAAACCGAGACCGGGCTGGTGGTGCAGGTGCCGCCC harbors:
- the efp gene encoding elongation factor P, producing the protein MAIPATQMRPGMIIKHNHELHLVFSVEHRTPGNLRAFIQAKLRNLRTGAMFEHRFRSADAIDRVVVDETEMEYLYQDGDDYYFMNTETYDQVHLSKEVLGDATDYLTPNLKIKVEFHEGRPIGIELPQTVDLQVVETEPGLKSATASSVMKPAKTETGLVVQVPPFISEGEKIRVDTAEGTYLERVKA